A genomic segment from Glycine soja cultivar W05 chromosome 20, ASM419377v2, whole genome shotgun sequence encodes:
- the LOC114403728 gene encoding germin-like protein subfamily 3 member 2 produces the protein MINKVAVLLVVLLFIIAALASDPDPVMDFCIAKSPDNSFSCKNSSTATVEDFTYSGIKSPGNFKQTGFSSMAVNSNVFPGLNTLGVSFVRADFGVGGVNVPHFHPRATEVAFVLEGKIYSGFVDTNNKVFAKVLEKGEVMVFPRGLVHFQMNVGDRPATILGSFDSQNPGLMRIPNAVFGSDIKEELLEKAFGLSSKELSKLKKRFSPS, from the coding sequence ATGATCAACAAAGTAGCAGTTCTATTAGTTGTTTTGCTTTTCATCATTGCTGCTTTGGCTTCTGATCCTGATCCAGTAATGGACTTTTGCATAGCCAAATCACCAGACAATAGCTTCAGTTGCAAGAACTCATCTACAGCAACAGTGGAAGATTTCACCTATTCTGGCATAAAGTCTCCTGGGAACTTCAAGCAAACTGGATTCTCTTCTATGGCAGTGAATTCGAATGTCTTTCCGGGTTTGAACACTCTTGGTGTGTCATTTGTGCGAGCAGATTTTGGTGTTGGCGGCGTCAATGTGCCACACTTCCATCCAAGAGCAACAGAGGTTGCTTTTGTGCtggaaggaaaaatttattcagGATTTGTGGACACCAACAACAAGGTTTTTGCCAAAGTATTGGAGAAAGGAGAGGTCATGGTGTTCCCAAGAGGCCTAGTGCACTTTCAGATGAATGTTGGAGATAGGCCTGCTACCATTTTGGGCAGTTTTGACAGCCAAAATCCTGGCCTGATGAGGATTCCTAATGCAGTTTTTGGTTCTGACATAAAGGAGGAGCTTTTGGAGAAGGCTTTTGGACTGAGTTCTAAGGAGCTTTCCAAGTTGAAGAAGAGGTTTTCTCCTAGTTAA
- the LOC114403417 gene encoding lipoyl synthase, chloroplastic-like: MIRQSLYTPPSITFSTPSPKRHRFAPPSWRIRCDASSVSVEQKVVGPYPGGLGPHTGRDPNAKKPEWLRQKAPQGERFQEIKESLSHLKLNTVCEEAQCPNIGECWNGGGDGIATATIMLLGDTCTRGCRFCAVKTSRNPPPADPMEPENTAKAIASWGVDYIVLTSVDRDDLPDGGSGHFAQTVKAMKNLKPEIMVECLTSDFRGDLKAVETLVHSGLDVFAHNIETVKRLQRIVRDPRAGYEQSLSVLKHAKHSKEGMITKTSIMLGLGESDDEVKEAMADLRAIDVDILTLGQYLQPTPLHLTVKEYVTPEKFDFWKEYGESIGFRYVASGPLVRSSYRAGELFVKTMVREKTKNVADSLL, encoded by the exons ATGATTCGTCAATCTCTTTACACCCCTCCTTCCATCACCTTCTCAACCCCATCTCCAAAACGTCATCGTTTCGCTCCTCCTAGTTGGAGAATTCGATGCGACGCGTCGTCGGTGTCGGTGGAGCAGAAGGTTGTTGGGCCTTACCCTGGTGGGCTGGGCCCACACACGGGTAGAGACCCAAACGCGAAGAAGCCAGAGTGGCTGAGGCAGAAAGCTCCTCAGGGCGAAAGGTTCCAAGAGATTAAGGAATCCTTGTCCCATTTGAAGCTCAACACTGTCTGCGAGGAGGCACAGTGCCCCAACATAGGAGAg TGTTGGAATGGAGGTGGAGATGGCATTGCAACTGCGACAATCATGCTTCTTGGGGATACTTGCACACGTGGGTGTAGGTTTTGTGCTGTGAAGACCAGCAGAAACCCTCCACCTGCTGATCCTATGGAACCGGAAAATACTGCCAAGGCAATTGCAAGTTGGGG CGTGGATTATATTGTCTTAACAAGTGTGGATCGTGATGATCTGCCTGATGGAGGAAGTGGCCATTTTGCTCAGACTGTCAAAGCTATGAAG AATCTCAAACCCGAGATCATGGTTGAGTGTTTAACTTCTGATTTTCGGGGTGACCTGAAGGCTGTAGAAACTCTGGTTCACTCAGGTTTAGATGTCTTTGCTCACAACATTGAGACAGTCAAACGCCTCCAAAGAATTGTTAGAGATCCTAGGGCGGG GTATGAGCAAAGCTTGTCAGTTCTAAAACATGCAAAACATAGCAAGGAGGGTATGATAACAAAAACTTCTATAATGCTGGGCCTTGGAGAATCTGATGATGAGGTGAAGGAAGCAATGGCTGATTTAAGGGCCATCGACGTTGATATTCTGACACTTGGTCAATATTTGCAG CCAACTCCCTTGCACTTAACTGTCAAAGAGTATGTTACTCctgagaagtttgatttctggAAAGAATATGGGGAATCTATTGGTTTTCGTTACGTAGCTAGTGGTCCACTG GTGAGATCTTCGTACAGGGCTGGGGAGCTGTTTGTCAAGACAATGGTACGGGAAAAGACCAAGAATGTTGCTGACTCGTTGTTATGA
- the LOC114403726 gene encoding diphosphomevalonate decarboxylase MVD2, peroxisomal-like — MMASESQNWVFMVTAQTPTNIAVIKYWGKRDETLILPINDSISVTLDPSHLCTTTTAAVSPAFHQDRMWLNGKEISLSGGRFQSCLREIRARACDVEDETKGIKITKEDWGKLHVHIASYNNFPTAAGLASSAAGFACLAYALGKLMNVKEDESQLSAIARQGSGSACRSLFGGFVKWIMGKEDNGSDSLAVQLTDEKHWDDLVIVIAVVSSRQKETSSTTGMRESVETSLLLQHRAKEIVPKRILQMEEAIKNRDFASFSQLTCADSNQFHAVCLDTCPPIFYMNDTSHRIISIVEKWNRSEEAPQVAYTFDAGPNAVLIARNRNAATSLIQRLLYYFPPNSDDLSSYIIGDKSIAKDAGINGIQDVEALPPPPEIKDNIPSQKYKGDVSYFICTRPGRGPVLLSDSIQALLNDETGLPK; from the exons ATGATGGCGAGTGAGTCGCAAAACTGGGTGTTCATGGTCACTGCACAGACACCAACCAACATTGCCGTTATCAAGTATTGGGGGAAAAGAGACGAAACCCTCATCTTACCGATTAACGACAGTATCAGTGTCACTCTCGATCCCAGCCACCTCTGCACCACTACCACTGCTGCCGTCAGTCCCGCTTTCCACCAAGATCGCATGTGGCTCAATGGAAAG GAGATTTCTCTTTCTGGGGGCAGGTTCCAGAGCTGTTTAAGGGAGATCCGTGCTCGTGCTTGTGATGTTGAGGATGAAACAAAGGGTATAAAGATCACAAAGGAGGATTGGGGCAAATTGCATGTACACATTGCTTCGTACAACAACTTCCCTACTGCAGCAGGACTGGCTTCATCAGCTGCCGGTTTTGCATGCCTTG CTTATGCCCTTGGGAAGCTAATGAATGTCAAAGAAGATGAAAGCCAACTATCTGCTATCGCAAG GCAAGGATCAGGTAGTGCTTGCCGCAGCTTATTTGGGGGATTTGTCAAGTGGATAATGGGAAAA GAGGATAATGGCAGTGATAGTCTTGCAGTTCAACTTACTGATGAAAAGCACTGGGATGATCTTGTTATTGTTATTGCCGTG GTTAGTTCACGGCAGAAGGAAACAAGTAGCACCACTGGAATGCGTGAGAGTGTTGAAACAAGTTTGCTTTTACAACACAGGGCAAAG GAAATTGTGCCAAAGCGGATATTGCAAATGGAAGAAGCCATTAAAAATCGTGATTTTGCATCTTTTTCGCAATTGACCTGTGCTGATAGCAACCAGTTTCATGCAGTCTGCCTGGACACATGCCCCCCTATATTTTACATGAACGATACATCACACAG AATAATCAGCATCGTTGAAAAGTGGAACCGTTCAGAAGAAGCTCCCCAG GTAGCTTATACATTTGATGCGGGGCCAAATGCTGTTCTAATTGCACGCAACAGGAATGCTGCTACCTCTTTGATTCAGAGGCTGCTTTACTACTTCCCTCCAAATTCAGATGACCTCAGCAG TTACATTATTGGGGACAAGTCAATTGCAAAAGATGCTGGGATCAATGGAATACAGGATGTAGAAGCTTTGCCGCCACCTccagaaattaaagataatattcCATCACAAAAATACAAGGGGGATGTCAGTTACTTCATATGTACCAGACCTGGAAGGGGACCTGTTTTGCTTTCTGATAGCATTCAAGCACTTCTGAACGATGAAACTGGGCTTCCCAAGTAA
- the LOC114403727 gene encoding protein trichome birefringence-like 36, protein MLSPCASMAKPKLHLLSFLFCSILLSFFHCTFSLINPEDEPSWTDMETEDINIVRTRRDTWKKCDYSVGKWVFDQSYPLYDSNCPYLSTAVACQKNGRPDSDYEKWKWKPFGCSIPRFDALGFLSKMRRKRIMLVGDSIMRNQWESLVCLVQGVIPTDRKWVTYNGPAMAFHAMDFETSIEFFWAPLLVELKKGADNKRILHLDLIEENARYWKGVDVLVFDSAHWWTHSGQTRSWDYYMEGNSIITNMNPMVAYQKGLSTWARWVDLNLDSRRTRIIFRSMSPRHNRLNGWKCYKQRQPLQFFSHIHVPEPLVVLKGVLKRMRFPVYLQDITTMTAFRRDGHPSVYNKAMSEERQKAGTGLSSDCSHWCLPGVPDIWNEMLSAFI, encoded by the exons ATGCTCTCACCTTGTGCTTCCATGGCAAAACCAAAGCTTCACTTGCTGTCCTTTCTCTTCTGCAGCATCTTGCTAAGCTTCTTCCACTGCACATTTTCACTGATCAACCCAGAGGATGAGCCCAGCTGGACTGACATGGAAACTGAAGACATTAACATTGTAAGAACCCGGAGAGATACTTGGAAAAAATGTGACTACTCTGTTGGAAAATGGGTTTTTGATCAATCTTACCCTCTCTATGATTCCAATTGTCCCTATCTCAGCACTGCAGTTGCTTGTCAAAAGAATGGAAGGCCAGATTCTGACTATGAGAAGTGGAAGTGGAAGCCATTTGGTTGTTCCATCCCAAG GTTTGATGCACTGGGATTTCTAAgtaaaatgagaagaaagagaATAATGCTGGTGGGTGATTCCATAATGAGAAACCAATGGGAATCTCTTGTTTGCTTGGTTCAAGGAGTTATTCCAACTGATAGAAAATGGGTGACCTATAATGGTCCTGCAATGGCTTTCCATGCTATG GATTTTGAGACATCAATTGAGTTCTTCTGGGCACCATTGTTGGTAGAACTGAAGAAAGGGGCTGACAATAAGAGAATTCTACATCTGGATTTGATTGAAGAAAATGCAAGGTATTGGAAAGGAGTTGATGTTCTTGTATTTGATTCAGCCCATTGGTGGACTCACTCTGGCCAAACACGCTC GTGGGATTATTACATGGAGGGAAATAGTATCATCACAAACATGAATCCTATGGTTGCTTATCAGAAAGGACTCAGTACATGGGCAAGGTGGGTGGATCTTAATTTGGACTCTAGAAGAACCCGAATCATTTTCCGAAGCATGTCACCTAGGCATAACAg GCTAAATGGTTGGAAATGCTATAAGCAGAGGCAGCCATTACAATTTTTCAGCCACATACACGTTCCTGAACCACTGGTAGTGCTAAAAGGAGTGCTAAAGAGAATGAGATTTCCAGTATATCTGCAAGACATTACAACAATGACTGCTTTCCGAAGAGATGGACATCCTTCAGTGTATAACAAGGCAATGAGTGAAGAGAGGCAGAAAGCAGGCACAGGTCTTTCCTCTGATTGCAGCCATTGGTGCCTCCCTGGGGTGCCAGACATTTGGAATGAGATGCTCAGTGCATTTATCTAA